One window of Halonatronomonas betaini genomic DNA carries:
- the sigH gene encoding RNA polymerase sporulation sigma factor SigH, whose amino-acid sequence MTETDSIEEVVKAAQDGEVRAIEELIDRNMDIVYAKSRYFFIKGLDKDDVIQEGRVGLFKAIRDYKEDKEASFRGFAQLCIHRQLVSAIKKANRQKHMPLNNSTSLDKSIDKGESKRTYNEVVSDENHDLEKIFIYQEVLNLIMDKIEKNLTQLEYKVFVKYLDNKTYQEISDELEVNLKSVDNALQRARKKVEEIRENCNLSGVVG is encoded by the coding sequence ATGACAGAAACTGATAGCATTGAAGAAGTTGTTAAAGCTGCTCAAGATGGAGAAGTCAGGGCAATTGAAGAATTGATAGATAGAAATATGGATATAGTCTATGCTAAATCCCGTTATTTCTTCATTAAAGGGCTTGATAAGGATGATGTGATACAGGAGGGAAGAGTAGGCCTATTTAAGGCTATAAGAGATTATAAGGAAGATAAAGAAGCTTCATTTAGAGGTTTTGCTCAATTATGTATTCACCGTCAATTGGTTTCTGCAATTAAAAAGGCAAACAGACAGAAGCATATGCCTTTAAATAATTCTACTTCACTGGATAAATCAATCGATAAAGGTGAAAGTAAAAGAACTTATAATGAAGTTGTAAGCGATGAAAATCATGATTTAGAAAAGATTTTTATTTATCAGGAAGTATTAAATTTAATTATGGATAAGATAGAGAAAAACCTTACTCAACTTGAATATAAAGTTTTTGTAAAGTATCTGGATAATAAGACTTATCAGGAAATCTCGGATGAGCTTGAGGTTAACTTGAAATCTGTCGATAATGCTCTACAAAGGGCTAGAAAAAAAGTAGAAGAAATCAGGGAAAACTGTAATCTATCAGGAGTTGTTGGATGA
- a CDS encoding ComF family protein → MTSFWRNIFFSKIFCLNCNEELRSGNIPGICNSCLHFFDFNGLNSLDNSLLEVYSPLIYEGMVKDLIYKLKYDGEELIAYTLGIIMADYIKYLKLYDKNTILVPIPLAKKREAKRGFNQARLLAEVIASELKISVRDNLLYRKQETPPLYNLSPGQRKLVLEGAFSFNKGFNNLNKENFILVDDIFTTGSTLNEATGVLYNAGAIRIIGLTAVIALKKEKFDKGHNL, encoded by the coding sequence ATGACTTCTTTTTGGAGGAATATATTTTTCAGTAAGATATTCTGCTTAAATTGTAATGAAGAACTAAGAAGTGGGAATATACCAGGAATCTGTAATTCGTGCTTACATTTTTTTGATTTCAATGGTCTAAATTCCCTGGATAATAGTCTTCTGGAAGTATATTCACCTCTCATTTATGAAGGAATGGTTAAAGATCTTATCTATAAGTTAAAGTATGATGGGGAAGAATTAATTGCTTATACCTTAGGAATAATTATGGCTGATTATATTAAATATCTTAAATTATATGATAAAAATACTATTCTGGTACCGATTCCACTCGCTAAGAAGAGAGAAGCGAAAAGAGGTTTTAATCAGGCTAGACTTTTGGCCGAAGTGATTGCCAGTGAGCTTAAAATTTCAGTCAGAGATAATTTGTTATATAGAAAGCAGGAGACTCCTCCTCTTTATAATTTAAGTCCTGGTCAGAGGAAACTGGTTTTGGAGGGGGCATTTAGTTTTAATAAAGGTTTTAATAATTTAAATAAAGAAAACTTTATTTTAGTTGATGATATTTTTACAACAGGCAGTACTTTAAATGAAGCAACTGGAGTTTTGTACAATGCAGGGGCTATAAGAATTATAGGTTTGACAGCAGTCATAGCTTTAAAAAAAGAAAAGTTTGACAAAGGCCATAACCTATGA
- a CDS encoding cold shock domain-containing protein, with protein sequence MYTGKVKWFDAKKGYGFIEREDGDDVFVHFSAIEEEGFKSLEDGEEVEFEIVEGDRGPQAANVVKL encoded by the coding sequence ATTTACACTGGTAAAGTAAAATGGTTTGATGCGAAAAAAGGTTACGGTTTTATTGAAAGAGAAGACGGAGACGATGTTTTTGTTCACTTTTCAGCTATTGAGGAAGAAGGCTTTAAGAGCCTTGAAGATGGCGAAGAAGTAGAATTCGAGATCGTTGAAGGCGATCGTGGTCCGCAGGCAGCGAACGTTGTAAAATTATAA
- the hpf gene encoding ribosome hibernation-promoting factor, HPF/YfiA family, with product MKIMTYGKNVDVTPALKEYAEEKVGKKLEKYFDKEPMEAQVSMEVEKERHIVEVTAFVGGLILRGEEETGDMYASIDGVLEKLESQIQKYKTKIKRSMRENRQEQKEAFKKRRTEEVLNKGVEEINIEKEKDTGNEFSPRVVKTKRFPVKPMHVEEACMQMDLLDHDFFVFSNAETSEVNVVYKRRDGDYGLIEPTF from the coding sequence ATGAAAATTATGACATATGGAAAGAATGTTGATGTTACTCCTGCCCTAAAAGAATATGCAGAAGAAAAAGTAGGGAAGAAGCTGGAGAAGTATTTTGATAAAGAACCAATGGAAGCTCAAGTTTCTATGGAGGTAGAAAAAGAACGCCACATAGTAGAGGTTACAGCTTTTGTTGGTGGTTTAATATTAAGAGGTGAAGAAGAAACAGGTGATATGTATGCTTCTATAGACGGTGTTTTAGAAAAATTAGAATCTCAAATCCAAAAATATAAAACCAAAATAAAGCGGAGTATGCGTGAGAACCGTCAGGAACAAAAAGAAGCGTTTAAAAAGAGAAGAACTGAGGAAGTTTTAAATAAAGGTGTAGAAGAGATTAATATTGAAAAAGAAAAGGATACTGGTAATGAGTTTAGTCCAAGAGTTGTTAAAACCAAAAGATTCCCAGTTAAACCGATGCATGTTGAGGAAGCTTGCATGCAGATGGATCTCTTAGATCATGATTTCTTTGTTTTTTCAAATGCTGAGACTTCAGAAGTAAATGTTGTATATAAGAGAAGAGATGGGGACTATGGTCTTATTGAACCTACTTTTTAA
- the secA gene encoding preprotein translocase subunit SecA, which produces MLGFLKSLFKDPNEKELEKLWPTVEEINDLEPEMQELSDQELKNKTEEFKDRYKDGESLDDLLVEAFAVVREASQRSTNEGFRHFDVQLLGGIALHQGKIAEMKTGEGKTLAATLPVYLNAISGNGVHVVTVNDYLAERDSEWMGQIYRFLGLSVGVILNDMKPDERRKAYECDVTYGTNNEFGFDYLRDNMAYKEENLVQRGHHYAILDEVDSILIDEARTPLIISGPAQDTSKDYKRFNRIIPKLNEEEDFEIDEKSNLVNLTEDGVHKVENLLNIDNLYDDTNFQLNTRLKNALKAHTLMEKDVDYIVKNGEVKIVDEFTGRVMEGRRFGEGLHQAIEAKEGVQVKRETQTFASITEQNYFRMYDKLAGMTGTAKTEEDEFIKIYGMEVIVVPTNEPMIRDDMSDLVYQDKETKIRAAIDDIEARYEKGQPVLVGTVSVADSENLSRRLKKRSIPHEVLNAKNHEREADIIKYAGQKKSVTIATNMAGRGTDIVLGDGVKELGGLHVLGTERHESRRIDNQLRGRSGRQGDPGSSQFYVSLEDDLLRLFGSDNISGILDKVGFNEGEPIEHKMITSAIERAQRKVEDRNFEIRKAILEYDDVLNKQREVIYNQRREVLTTDQLLDQVNKMLEKVIDDLINMYMSEDLHPSDWDLEGFRKALNNFNINLDADDEKLMNMESEEVLDKIILSAQAALDKKKREIGSDDFNNLARHIALRIIDRKWMSHLDNMQELRQGIGLRAYGQKDPLTEYKFESYDLFQEMTGSIRQDLVKTLLKIEIKGGADTRQAGPVSRDNLNFAQPDIIEKQKKDLQAKKDRIQANKNQQTKQEPIVKPDEPGRNDPCPCGSGEKYKRCCGG; this is translated from the coding sequence ATGTTAGGTTTTTTAAAAAGTTTATTTAAAGATCCCAATGAAAAAGAACTAGAAAAATTATGGCCGACTGTTGAAGAAATAAACGATTTAGAACCGGAAATGCAGGAACTGTCTGATCAGGAGTTGAAGAACAAAACTGAGGAATTTAAAGATAGATACAAAGATGGTGAGTCGTTAGATGATTTACTGGTTGAGGCTTTTGCAGTTGTTAGAGAAGCCTCACAGAGATCTACAAATGAAGGTTTTCGCCACTTCGATGTTCAGTTATTAGGAGGCATCGCTCTTCATCAGGGTAAAATTGCTGAGATGAAGACCGGTGAGGGTAAGACACTGGCAGCTACTCTGCCTGTATATTTAAATGCAATCTCAGGTAATGGTGTTCATGTTGTTACTGTTAATGATTATTTAGCTGAACGTGATAGTGAATGGATGGGGCAAATTTATAGGTTTTTAGGATTATCTGTCGGTGTTATTTTAAATGACATGAAACCTGATGAAAGACGTAAAGCTTATGAATGTGATGTAACCTATGGTACCAATAATGAATTTGGTTTTGATTATCTTCGTGATAATATGGCATATAAAGAGGAAAATCTGGTACAGAGAGGTCATCATTATGCTATTCTTGATGAGGTGGATTCGATTTTAATTGATGAGGCAAGGACTCCTCTAATTATTTCTGGTCCTGCCCAGGATACCAGTAAGGACTATAAAAGGTTCAATCGGATAATCCCTAAATTAAATGAAGAAGAAGATTTTGAGATAGATGAAAAGAGTAATCTGGTTAATCTGACTGAAGATGGCGTTCATAAGGTTGAAAATCTATTGAATATTGATAATTTATATGATGACACTAATTTTCAGTTAAATACTCGTTTAAAAAATGCTTTAAAAGCCCATACTTTGATGGAAAAAGATGTTGACTATATTGTAAAAAATGGTGAGGTTAAGATAGTTGATGAATTTACCGGCCGGGTTATGGAAGGCCGCCGTTTTGGTGAAGGACTTCACCAGGCCATTGAGGCTAAAGAAGGGGTTCAGGTAAAGCGTGAAACCCAGACCTTTGCCAGCATTACTGAGCAGAATTATTTTAGAATGTATGATAAACTGGCTGGTATGACCGGTACTGCTAAGACCGAAGAAGATGAATTTATAAAGATATATGGTATGGAAGTTATTGTTGTACCTACCAATGAACCAATGATAAGAGATGATATGTCTGATCTGGTTTATCAGGATAAAGAGACGAAGATTAGAGCAGCTATTGATGATATAGAAGCCAGATATGAGAAAGGACAGCCAGTTCTTGTCGGTACTGTATCTGTTGCCGATTCTGAGAATTTAAGTCGTCGACTTAAGAAACGCTCTATTCCCCATGAAGTTTTAAATGCTAAAAATCATGAACGGGAAGCAGATATTATTAAATATGCCGGGCAGAAAAAGAGTGTTACTATCGCTACTAATATGGCCGGTCGAGGTACTGATATTGTATTAGGTGATGGAGTTAAAGAACTTGGTGGTCTCCATGTATTAGGAACTGAACGCCATGAGAGTCGCCGGATTGATAATCAGCTTAGAGGTAGATCTGGACGTCAGGGTGATCCTGGTTCATCTCAATTTTATGTATCTTTAGAAGATGACCTTTTAAGATTATTTGGTTCTGATAATATTAGTGGAATCCTTGATAAAGTAGGTTTTAATGAAGGTGAACCAATTGAGCATAAGATGATAACTTCTGCTATTGAGCGTGCCCAGAGGAAAGTAGAAGATAGAAACTTTGAGATCAGGAAAGCTATTCTGGAATATGATGATGTTTTAAATAAGCAGAGAGAGGTTATTTATAACCAGCGCCGGGAAGTTTTAACGACTGACCAGCTTCTTGATCAGGTAAATAAAATGCTTGAAAAGGTTATTGATGATTTAATTAATATGTATATGTCAGAAGATCTCCATCCAAGTGATTGGGATTTGGAAGGTTTTAGGAAAGCTCTTAATAACTTTAATATAAATCTTGATGCTGATGATGAAAAGTTAATGAATATGGAAAGTGAAGAGGTTCTAGATAAAATTATTCTTTCAGCTCAGGCAGCACTGGATAAGAAAAAGCGGGAGATTGGGAGCGATGATTTTAATAATCTGGCACGACACATTGCTCTTAGAATCATTGATAGAAAATGGATGTCCCATCTTGATAATATGCAGGAATTGAGACAGGGGATTGGTTTAAGGGCATATGGCCAGAAAGATCCTCTTACTGAATATAAGTTTGAATCATATGACCTTTTCCAGGAAATGACTGGATCGATCAGACAGGATTTAGTTAAGACTCTGCTTAAGATTGAGATAAAAGGTGGAGCAGATACCAGACAGGCTGGTCCTGTTTCCAGGGATAACTTAAACTTTGCTCAACCAGATATTATTGAGAAACAGAAAAAGGATCTACAGGCTAAAAAAGATAGGATACAGGCTAATAAGAATCAGCAGACTAAACAGGAGCCTATTGTTAAACCTGATGAGCCTGGACGAAACGATCCCTGTCCCTGTGGTAGTGGGGAAAAATACAAAAGGTGTTGTGGAGGTTAA
- the prfB gene encoding peptide chain release factor 2 (programmed frameshift) — MDYGEKIDELENKFDNLGIYFDQSVLAEKKEELENKMSSPGFWDDNDKARKIAKNLDRIKNRLNLIQELDAEFEEARVYQELIQEGEKSLKPELEALLKELENEIDKLELKLQFTEEYDQNNAIFSIHPGAGGTESQDWAQMLLRMYERWFEKRGFSTETLDFLSGDEAGIKRVTILVKGDYAYGYLKGEAGVHRLVRISPFDSSGRRHTSFASVDVLPEIDEDLMVDIDDGDLKIETYRASGAGGQHVNKTDSAVRITHQPTGIVVQCQNERSQHKNKSMAMKILNSKLIELKKEEKAEEIEELRGDYKEIAWGSQIRSYTFHPYNLIKDHRTGVEEGNIDKVMDGNIDEFIEAFLYDRKADQQ; from the exons ATGGATTATGGTGAAAAAATAGATGAATTAGAAAATAAATTTGATAACTTG GGGATTTACTTTGACCAATCAGTTTTAGCTGAAAAAAAAGAGGAATTGGAGAATAAAATGAGCTCTCCTGGTTTCTGGGATGACAATGATAAGGCCAGGAAGATAGCTAAAAATTTAGATAGAATTAAGAATCGGTTAAATTTGATTCAGGAATTAGATGCTGAATTTGAAGAGGCAAGGGTCTATCAAGAATTGATCCAGGAGGGCGAAAAATCATTGAAGCCTGAATTGGAAGCTTTATTGAAGGAACTGGAAAATGAAATCGATAAGCTTGAATTGAAACTTCAATTCACTGAAGAATATGATCAGAATAATGCTATTTTTTCTATACATCCTGGAGCTGGTGGCACTGAATCTCAGGATTGGGCCCAGATGTTACTCAGGATGTATGAGAGATGGTTTGAGAAGAGAGGTTTTTCTACAGAAACTCTGGATTTTCTTTCAGGAGATGAAGCCGGGATTAAACGGGTTACGATTCTGGTTAAAGGCGATTATGCTTATGGTTACTTAAAAGGTGAGGCCGGGGTTCATCGCCTGGTTAGAATTTCTCCCTTTGATTCTTCAGGGCGGCGACATACTTCCTTTGCATCAGTTGATGTACTTCCTGAGATTGATGAGGATTTGATGGTTGATATTGATGATGGTGATTTGAAGATTGAGACCTATCGAGCCAGTGGCGCTGGAGGACAGCATGTTAATAAGACTGATTCTGCTGTTAGGATTACTCATCAACCTACTGGTATTGTTGTTCAGTGTCAGAATGAGAGATCTCAGCATAAGAATAAATCTATGGCTATGAAGATTTTAAATTCTAAATTGATTGAATTAAAAAAGGAAGAGAAAGCTGAGGAGATTGAAGAACTTCGAGGCGATTATAAGGAGATTGCCTGGGGAAGTCAGATAAGATCTTATACCTTCCATCCCTATAATTTAATCAAAGATCACAGGACCGGGGTTGAAGAAGGGAATATCGATAAAGTAATGGATGGAAATATCGATGAGTTTATTGAAGCATTTCTCTATGATAGAAAGGCGGATCAGCAGTGA
- a CDS encoding DUF5693 family protein produces MKKIVLVAIAIILILNIPFLMERIEYDNNNKNYELILDSGEFNDLTLRYTHLNLEELIEAGLTGLALPAETIEDLIDRGQVALWRSAGISTLSEDLRARLAAEDYNIDRNGALLFFDEEVTLRAENILDYWQELYNVKTMEYENGMIVLFPAWYEELENLIPGYDQELAAEADELGLNLFVRMKNQPDDQLNLALYDEASGIGAESVIFSGDEVGGFPGNIEENASFINESRIKYGMIEPFIADQDGSRAFAKIAPDNVVRVHSIQQDEMEKYDIDRIVNRYVRAARDRNVRYLYLRGFPISRTGDDLAGMQKSLIEGISDQLDTAGFIPGNVSPLIQSGPANWRLASIVIAIILLLYLFADKLFASRWKNLIFSLLAAGFLISTGLLFFVVSGNILRQFLALGLAVLAPAVSSFYIVDILNGRPGFKLIQAVGITLAGSIFLNITLASTEFYNQIESFRGVKVAFLMPLIFTAIYYLIKEYKIITLDDLIVESKKFLDLIIRLKHIVLAGLVMVGLIIYIGRTGNIPLIPVPAWEIVIRDLLEELLVVRPRFKEFLFGHPFLFLLPVIFKYFPYKLLGLFAVIMATIGQITIANSFSHLHTPLVISLIRTWHGYWLALPVAVVLGIIMYMINKVFIFYLEQGDDI; encoded by the coding sequence GTGAAAAAGATAGTGCTAGTAGCCATTGCAATAATTTTAATTTTAAATATACCGTTTTTAATGGAACGGATAGAATATGATAATAATAATAAAAATTATGAATTGATTTTAGATTCTGGTGAATTTAATGACTTAACATTAAGGTATACCCATTTAAATTTAGAAGAATTAATTGAAGCGGGGCTTACTGGGCTGGCTTTGCCTGCTGAAACAATTGAAGATTTAATTGATAGAGGCCAGGTTGCTTTATGGCGTTCAGCAGGGATTTCAACTTTATCTGAAGATTTAAGAGCCAGGTTAGCTGCTGAGGATTATAATATTGATCGTAATGGTGCCCTGCTCTTTTTTGATGAAGAAGTTACTCTGCGGGCAGAAAATATATTGGATTACTGGCAAGAACTTTATAATGTAAAAACAATGGAATATGAAAATGGGATGATTGTACTTTTTCCTGCCTGGTATGAGGAACTTGAAAATTTAATTCCTGGGTATGATCAGGAACTTGCTGCTGAAGCCGATGAATTAGGTTTGAATCTTTTTGTCAGGATGAAAAACCAGCCTGATGATCAGTTGAATCTGGCTTTATACGATGAGGCTTCAGGTATTGGAGCCGAATCAGTTATCTTTAGTGGTGATGAAGTTGGTGGTTTCCCAGGAAATATTGAAGAAAATGCTAGCTTTATTAATGAGTCCAGAATTAAATATGGGATGATTGAGCCATTTATTGCCGATCAGGATGGCTCCAGGGCATTTGCTAAAATTGCTCCAGATAATGTTGTTAGGGTTCATAGTATTCAGCAGGATGAGATGGAGAAATATGATATTGATAGAATAGTTAACCGTTATGTTAGGGCTGCCAGAGATAGGAACGTTAGGTATCTTTATTTGAGAGGATTTCCTATTTCTAGAACTGGAGATGATCTGGCTGGAATGCAAAAGAGCTTAATTGAAGGTATCTCGGACCAGCTTGATACTGCTGGTTTTATTCCAGGTAATGTTAGTCCATTAATCCAGTCTGGGCCGGCAAACTGGAGACTGGCTTCGATTGTAATTGCAATTATTTTATTATTATATCTCTTTGCAGACAAATTATTTGCATCCAGGTGGAAGAATTTGATTTTTAGTCTTTTAGCGGCTGGTTTTCTGATATCTACGGGTCTTTTATTTTTTGTTGTTTCTGGCAATATATTACGACAGTTTTTGGCTTTAGGGCTGGCAGTTCTTGCTCCAGCAGTGAGCAGTTTTTATATTGTTGATATACTTAATGGGAGACCAGGATTTAAGTTAATACAGGCGGTAGGAATAACTCTGGCTGGTAGTATTTTCTTAAATATTACCCTGGCCAGTACTGAGTTTTATAATCAGATTGAGTCTTTTAGAGGAGTAAAGGTTGCTTTCCTAATGCCTTTAATTTTTACAGCAATTTATTATTTGATTAAAGAATATAAAATTATTACGCTTGATGATCTGATTGTTGAATCAAAGAAGTTTTTGGATTTAATAATTAGATTAAAACATATTGTTCTGGCCGGGCTGGTTATGGTTGGTTTGATAATTTATATCGGGAGAACAGGTAATATTCCTTTAATACCTGTACCTGCCTGGGAGATAGTTATCAGAGATTTACTGGAGGAATTACTGGTAGTGAGACCGAGATTTAAAGAGTTTTTATTCGGACATCCATTTTTATTTCTGCTACCGGTTATTTTTAAATATTTTCCCTATAAATTATTAGGACTTTTTGCAGTGATTATGGCTACAATCGGTCAGATTACAATTGCTAATAGTTTTTCTCATCTCCATACTCCCCTGGTGATTAGTCTGATTAGAACCTGGCATGGTTACTGGCTGGCTCTACCTGTTGCAGTTGTTCTTGGTATTATTATGTATATGATTAATAAAGTTTTCATCTTTTATCTGGAACAGGGAGACGATATATAA
- the csaB gene encoding polysaccharide pyruvyl transferase CsaB, translating into MKRVVISGYYGYDNIGDEAILYSIIEAIKNFNSEIEIFVLSSSPEITSKRYDVKATGRYNLPEIISVLKGTDLFISGGGSLLQDVTSLKSPFYYLSMLQLARILSKKSIFFCQGVGPLKNRFVRLATMKTLKKVDLISVRDINSKELLEGIGLSGDEIIKSVDPVFLLDDSAEVNRSEVIEDNTLGISVRPWNDNAYIKPLAAGVNQLIEDYPDLRIHLIPFHKGEDERLSKRLSELLNTDRINLLKAQSHPARMIDYYEEIDILLGVRLHSLIYATITATPFVGISYDPKIDSYLSELEKKPAGSTKFIIPEKVYERLSYNFDNHLVESERLEGFARDKSNELENILTQIFN; encoded by the coding sequence ATGAAAAGAGTGGTTATTTCAGGTTATTATGGCTATGATAATATTGGTGATGAAGCAATTCTATATAGTATTATTGAGGCTATTAAAAATTTTAACAGTGAGATTGAGATATTTGTGCTTTCCAGTTCGCCAGAAATAACTAGCAAGAGATATGATGTTAAAGCAACTGGCAGGTATAATCTTCCTGAAATAATCTCTGTTCTTAAGGGGACGGATTTATTTATCTCTGGTGGCGGAAGTCTTCTTCAGGATGTTACCAGTCTAAAATCTCCTTTTTATTATTTATCGATGCTGCAACTGGCAAGAATTTTATCGAAAAAGTCTATCTTTTTCTGCCAGGGTGTTGGCCCTTTAAAGAACAGGTTTGTTAGGCTGGCAACAATGAAGACTTTAAAAAAGGTAGACCTTATCTCAGTTAGAGATATTAACTCTAAAGAATTACTTGAGGGAATTGGACTATCTGGAGATGAAATCATAAAATCAGTAGATCCTGTTTTTTTATTGGATGATTCAGCAGAAGTTAATAGAAGTGAGGTAATTGAAGATAACACTTTAGGTATTTCAGTTAGACCCTGGAATGATAACGCTTATATTAAGCCTTTAGCTGCTGGAGTTAATCAGTTAATTGAAGATTATCCGGATTTGAGGATACATTTGATTCCTTTTCATAAAGGAGAGGATGAAAGGTTATCAAAGAGACTTTCTGAATTATTAAATACTGATAGGATAAATTTACTTAAAGCTCAATCACATCCTGCCAGGATGATTGATTATTATGAGGAGATAGATATTCTTTTAGGGGTCAGACTTCATTCTTTAATCTATGCAACAATTACAGCGACTCCCTTTGTTGGGATTAGTTATGATCCTAAAATTGATAGCTATTTATCTGAATTAGAAAAAAAGCCAGCTGGAAGCACTAAATTTATTATACCTGAAAAGGTTTATGAGAGACTCTCTTACAATTTTGATAATCATTTGGTGGAATCAGAGAGATTGGAAGGATTTGCTAGAGATAAAAGCAATGAACTGGAAAATATATTAACTCAAATTTTTAATTAA
- a CDS encoding WecB/TagA/CpsF family glycosyltransferase, whose protein sequence is METQRILGVKFNILDQAGFIRKIDQELSGDSYDSKYVVTPNAEIVMQARKDPRLNEIIDSAWLSSPDGSGILMASKLLPEKRIFQERVAGFDLMEALIELAAERNYSVYFLGGRPGIVEKARDNLMRSYPGIDICGCHHGYLDARLKVEVIADINQQRPDLLLVGMGAPRQEYFISEHKDELDFKVALTVGGSFDVISGEKKRAPGWVQKIYLEWLYRLFQEPARWKRIKVLPHFILIMLIDGIKN, encoded by the coding sequence ATGGAGACTCAGAGAATTTTAGGAGTTAAATTTAATATTCTTGATCAGGCTGGTTTTATTAGAAAAATTGATCAGGAACTATCTGGAGATAGTTATGATTCGAAATATGTTGTAACTCCTAATGCCGAGATTGTAATGCAGGCCAGGAAAGATCCACGATTAAATGAAATCATTGATTCTGCCTGGTTGAGCAGCCCTGATGGCAGTGGGATTTTAATGGCGTCTAAACTGCTTCCAGAAAAAAGAATTTTTCAGGAAAGGGTTGCAGGCTTTGACCTAATGGAAGCATTGATAGAACTGGCAGCTGAGAGAAATTATTCTGTTTATTTTTTAGGTGGAAGACCTGGAATTGTTGAGAAAGCTAGAGATAATCTTATGAGAAGTTATCCAGGCATTGATATATGTGGCTGTCACCATGGCTATCTTGATGCAAGGTTAAAGGTAGAGGTTATTGCAGATATTAATCAGCAGAGACCAGATTTATTGCTGGTAGGCATGGGAGCTCCCCGACAGGAGTATTTTATATCAGAGCATAAAGATGAGTTGGATTTTAAAGTAGCTTTAACTGTAGGTGGAAGTTTTGATGTTATTTCAGGAGAGAAAAAAAGAGCCCCTGGCTGGGTTCAGAAAATATATTTAGAGTGGTTATACAGGCTTTTTCAGGAGCCTGCAAGATGGAAAAGAATAAAAGTTTTGCCTCATTTTATTTTAATAATGCTAATAGATGGGATTAAAAATTAA